One genomic segment of Thermodesulfobacterium sp. TA1 includes these proteins:
- the mrdA gene encoding penicillin-binding protein 2: protein MKRRAFLIQDFAKAKQKILNSEFWDKRLFWAKVLLIVILIILWGRFFYLQVIKHSYYAKKAKSRSVVSYVIKAPRGNIITADGVVVATNKAVFNLYIDVEAVKDKEDEVLYKLSKLLQEDFGSLKEQFYLLKKTSISRVLLKSDLRWDEVAKVMVRLYYLPGVSVEVESERYYPYGEAYFHLIGYVSKITREEYLKLKDKGYHVEDLIGRKGLERVFETELKGKNGVVEIERDAYGRLGRVISRTEPVAGNDLFLTIDHNLQLTAYELLKGKRGAIIALSPLDGGILAMVSSPSIDPQKFISGFSKEEWQALSSAKESPFLNKTLKGYPPGSTFKVITALTALRKGTITNTGQSVFCPGYFNFGSRTFKCWEHRGHGTVGLIKAIAVSCDVYFYTLGTKLDVDDIAKISREFGLGQKALGWVEEDLGLVPDREWKKKRLKQDWFPGETVVLSIGQGYLLVSPIQLARLYMAIANGGYLYRPYVVKAIQRIDGSKIEFQSVLEKKIDINPQHLDWIRQGLIEVVKAGTAKSAALPGIMVAGKTGTAQVVSSKAKTKHLENHAWFVSYAGKDTPEIVSTVFVEHGGHGGGVAAPLARELYKVFFKISTPPTQTSEEGEGLPELEEGLENPYIEGENASEGR, encoded by the coding sequence ATGAAAAGAAGGGCTTTTTTAATCCAAGATTTTGCTAAGGCTAAACAAAAGATTTTAAATTCTGAGTTCTGGGATAAAAGACTTTTTTGGGCTAAAGTTTTGTTGATCGTTATTTTGATCATTCTCTGGGGGAGATTTTTTTATTTACAAGTCATAAAACATTCATACTATGCTAAAAAAGCTAAATCTCGCTCAGTGGTTAGTTATGTAATAAAAGCCCCTCGAGGAAATATAATTACTGCAGATGGGGTGGTGGTAGCTACTAATAAAGCGGTTTTTAATCTTTATATAGATGTTGAAGCGGTTAAAGATAAAGAAGATGAGGTTTTATATAAATTAAGCAAACTTTTGCAGGAGGATTTTGGTAGTTTAAAAGAGCAATTTTATCTGCTTAAAAAAACTTCCATAAGTCGAGTGCTTTTAAAGTCTGATTTGCGCTGGGATGAAGTAGCTAAGGTTATGGTAAGGCTTTACTATTTACCTGGGGTAAGCGTAGAGGTAGAGTCTGAAAGATATTATCCTTATGGAGAAGCTTATTTCCATTTGATAGGTTATGTTTCTAAAATTACTCGAGAAGAATACCTCAAACTTAAAGACAAAGGATATCATGTAGAAGACCTAATAGGAAGAAAGGGATTAGAAAGGGTTTTTGAAACAGAACTTAAGGGTAAAAACGGAGTGGTGGAGATAGAGAGAGACGCCTACGGTAGATTAGGTAGAGTAATTTCACGAACAGAGCCTGTAGCAGGAAACGACCTTTTTTTAACCATAGACCATAATCTTCAGCTTACAGCTTATGAATTATTGAAAGGTAAAAGAGGGGCTATTATCGCCCTTTCTCCTTTAGACGGTGGTATTTTAGCTATGGTTAGTTCTCCTTCTATAGACCCTCAAAAGTTTATTTCAGGTTTTTCTAAAGAGGAATGGCAGGCCCTTTCTTCTGCTAAGGAAAGCCCTTTTTTGAATAAGACTTTAAAGGGTTATCCTCCAGGATCAACCTTTAAAGTTATTACTGCTTTAACAGCTTTAAGAAAGGGGACTATAACCAATACGGGACAAAGTGTTTTTTGTCCTGGATATTTTAATTTTGGTAGTAGAACCTTTAAATGTTGGGAACACCGAGGACATGGCACAGTGGGATTGATAAAGGCTATAGCGGTGTCTTGCGATGTATATTTTTATACCTTAGGGACTAAGCTCGATGTAGACGACATAGCTAAAATTTCAAGAGAGTTTGGTTTAGGGCAAAAAGCTTTAGGTTGGGTAGAGGAGGACTTAGGGCTTGTTCCTGATAGAGAATGGAAAAAGAAGAGATTAAAACAGGATTGGTTCCCAGGGGAAACGGTAGTCCTTTCTATAGGACAAGGGTATTTATTGGTGTCACCTATCCAATTAGCCAGGCTTTATATGGCCATAGCAAACGGTGGTTATTTATACCGTCCTTATGTAGTAAAAGCTATTCAAAGGATAGACGGAAGCAAGATAGAATTTCAGTCAGTTTTAGAAAAAAAGATAGATATAAACCCTCAGCATTTAGACTGGATAAGACAAGGACTTATCGAAGTGGTTAAAGCTGGAACGGCTAAGTCTGCTGCTCTTCCAGGAATAATGGTTGCAGGCAAGACAGGAACCGCTCAAGTGGTTTCTTCTAAAGCAAAAACTAAACATCTTGAAAACCATGCCTGGTTTGTAAGTTATGCAGGAAAGGATACCCCAGAGATAGTTAGCACGGTTTTTGTAGAACATGGAGGCCATGGAGGAGGTGTAGCTGCTCCCCTTGCGAGAGAGCTTTATAAAGTGTTTTTTAAAATTTCTACCCCTCCCACTCAGACCTCAGAAGAAGGAGAAGGGTTACCAGAATTAGAAGAGGGATTAGAGAACCCCTATATAGAGGGAGAAAATGCAAGTGAAGGAAGATAA
- the mreC gene encoding rod shape-determining protein MreC, with the protein MKLNKLKIVVILGFLVLVVVWYAVKRTYFFNELAGLIFSPFWKGSTYSGEKSRSFLENYFFLVNLRKENERLKEENLLLKAQLAQYKERERIYSELEKFYRISSQFNYPKIAARIIYKPLDYFSDIIFIDKGSKDGVMPQMPVLAMAGGEAVVLIGQVVEVYNCWSKVILINHPSFAADVKVIRTGDRGILRGRSESHPFVYYLPGDAQVKEQDEILTSGQDGLFPPGILIGKVVQVSRDPTQSVFKMAEIAPLVDLYRIDLVFVLAKIPEINF; encoded by the coding sequence ATGAAATTAAATAAACTGAAAATTGTGGTTATTTTGGGTTTTTTAGTCTTAGTTGTCGTTTGGTATGCCGTTAAAAGAACTTATTTTTTTAATGAATTAGCCGGTTTGATTTTTTCCCCATTTTGGAAGGGTTCTACCTATTCTGGGGAAAAAAGTAGAAGTTTTTTAGAAAATTATTTTTTTTTAGTAAACCTTAGAAAAGAAAACGAAAGGCTTAAAGAGGAGAACCTGCTTTTAAAAGCTCAACTGGCTCAATATAAAGAAAGGGAAAGGATTTATTCAGAATTAGAGAAGTTTTATCGTATATCTTCTCAGTTTAACTATCCAAAGATTGCTGCTCGTATTATCTACAAACCTTTGGATTATTTTTCAGACATCATTTTTATAGACAAAGGAAGCAAAGATGGAGTAATGCCTCAAATGCCTGTTTTGGCTATGGCAGGAGGTGAGGCGGTGGTTTTAATAGGTCAAGTGGTAGAGGTTTATAATTGCTGGAGTAAGGTTATTTTGATAAATCATCCCTCTTTTGCCGCAGACGTTAAGGTTATAAGAACAGGAGATCGAGGTATTTTAAGAGGAAGGTCTGAATCCCATCCTTTTGTGTATTATTTACCAGGTGATGCTCAGGTTAAAGAGCAAGATGAAATTCTCACTTCAGGCCAAGATGGTCTTTTCCCTCCGGGTATTTTGATAGGAAAAGTAGTTCAGGTATCTAGAGACCCAACCCAGAGTGTTTTTAAAATGGCTGAAATAGCACCTTTGGTAGATCTTTATCGAATAGACTTAGTGTTTGTTTTGGCTAAAATTCCTGAAATCAATTTTTAA
- the thrC gene encoding threonine synthase, with translation MKYISTRGGMEKIPFKQTVFEGLAPDGGLIIPEKVPRLTPEELKTWSTLSYQELALNVFRYFVDDILEDTLKEIIYRSYQTFRTKEVTPVVKIGDIYILELFHGPTWAFKDVALQFLGNLFEKLLLETGEKINILGATSGDTGSAAIYGVRGKKNIAIFILHPHRRVSEVQALMMTTVTDDNVFNLAIEGTFDDCQAIVKQIFMDLDFKRRYRLTAINSINWARVMAQMVYYFWAYFRVCEKEGVEQVMFSVPTGNFGDIFAGYLARKMLGEERVPKLILATNENDILYRFVNFGDYSVGQVKPTISPSMDIQVASNFERYLYYLLGEDSEKTKQAMEKFASEKTLKFDQNIIEKIQQDFLSDRATEEETFETIRTFYENTGYILDPHTAVGIKAAYRFKKDIPIVCLATAHPAKFPETVSKALGIEFELPDEIKKLYHLPQKYDILSASVAKVKEYIEYKAV, from the coding sequence ATGAAGTACATCAGCACCAGAGGAGGAATGGAAAAAATCCCTTTTAAGCAGACTGTTTTTGAAGGGCTTGCGCCTGACGGTGGTTTGATAATTCCTGAGAAGGTTCCAAGATTAACCCCTGAAGAGCTAAAAACATGGAGCACCCTTTCTTATCAGGAACTTGCTTTAAATGTTTTTAGGTATTTTGTAGACGATATTTTAGAAGATACCTTAAAAGAAATCATCTACCGTTCTTATCAAACTTTTAGAACCAAAGAGGTTACCCCGGTAGTAAAAATAGGAGACATTTATATTTTAGAACTTTTTCATGGTCCTACTTGGGCTTTTAAAGACGTAGCCCTTCAATTTTTAGGGAACCTTTTTGAAAAACTTTTGTTAGAAACAGGAGAAAAGATTAACATCCTTGGAGCTACTTCAGGAGATACTGGTTCTGCAGCCATCTATGGTGTTAGAGGTAAAAAGAACATAGCCATTTTTATTCTTCATCCTCATCGTAGAGTTTCTGAAGTCCAGGCTTTGATGATGACCACTGTAACCGATGACAACGTTTTTAATTTAGCGATAGAAGGTACCTTTGACGATTGTCAAGCAATAGTAAAACAGATTTTTATGGATTTGGATTTTAAAAGAAGATACAGGCTTACAGCCATAAACTCGATTAACTGGGCAAGGGTTATGGCACAGATGGTTTATTATTTCTGGGCTTATTTTAGGGTTTGTGAAAAAGAAGGGGTAGAACAGGTTATGTTTTCGGTCCCTACTGGAAACTTTGGAGACATTTTTGCCGGTTACTTGGCAAGGAAGATGTTAGGAGAAGAAAGGGTTCCTAAGTTGATTTTAGCTACCAATGAAAACGATATCCTTTATAGGTTTGTTAACTTTGGAGATTATTCAGTAGGGCAAGTAAAGCCTACCATCAGCCCTTCCATGGACATACAGGTAGCTAGCAACTTTGAACGCTATCTTTATTATCTATTAGGAGAAGACTCAGAAAAGACAAAACAGGCTATGGAAAAGTTTGCTTCTGAAAAGACTTTAAAGTTTGACCAAAACATAATTGAGAAAATCCAACAAGACTTTCTTTCCGACCGAGCAACTGAAGAGGAAACCTTTGAGACTATCAGAACTTTTTATGAGAATACAGGGTATATTCTTGACCCTCATACTGCAGTAGGAATAAAGGCAGCTTATCGGTTTAAAAAGGACATACCTATAGTTTGTTTAGCTACCGCCCATCCTGCTAAGTTTCCTGAAACAGTAAGTAAGGCTTTAGGTATAGAGTTTGAACTTCCTGATGAGATAAAAAAACTTTATCATCTTCCTCAAAAATATGACATATTATCCGCCTCAGTAGCCAAAGTAAAGGAATATATTGAGTATAAAGCCGTTTAA
- a CDS encoding DUF2703 domain-containing protein, whose protein sequence is MKVLKIVWQKSKEENPFAERTNLTYLNLERALKTLEPILFGMGIKVEFEKREVEKRPQDLKDWEKRVWIEDKPIEDLLDIETRQSFCFGICGKVCDVLCKDKIEEIPEHLILTAVFNVIREKFNIGGLYHGGNRP, encoded by the coding sequence ATGAAGGTCCTTAAGATAGTTTGGCAAAAAAGTAAAGAAGAGAATCCTTTTGCAGAAAGAACTAACCTAACTTATTTAAACTTAGAAAGAGCCCTTAAAACCTTAGAACCTATTTTATTTGGGATGGGAATTAAGGTTGAATTTGAAAAAAGAGAGGTTGAAAAAAGGCCTCAGGATCTTAAGGATTGGGAAAAAAGGGTTTGGATAGAAGATAAACCGATAGAAGACCTTTTAGACATAGAGACAAGACAGAGTTTCTGTTTCGGAATATGTGGGAAAGTATGCGATGTGTTGTGTAAGGACAAGATAGAAGAGATACCTGAGCATCTTATACTTACTGCGGTTTTTAATGTGATACGAGAAAAGTTTAACATAGGGGGATTATATCATGGAGGGAATAGACCCTAA
- a CDS encoding MBL fold metallo-hydrolase, giving the protein MKLTVLGSGTGWIRLDRNAPGYLLEEEGFLLVLDLGYGVLKQFLKLGYKLEDISAIFISHFHPDHISDIIPFFFASRYKLGYKRVQPVYVYAPVGFFSFLEKLNQAFNRWVEPPKEAFKLVELPLVESYEFLIGPFKAKTSPVKHNPESIAIRLESQGKSLAYSGDTGFCDTLIRLAKKADILILECANSEDLKVEGHLSPEEAGMIAEESKVSKLVLSHFYPHSEKKEIPAIIKKYFSGEVILAKDFTVLTL; this is encoded by the coding sequence ATGAAACTAACGGTCTTAGGCTCAGGCACTGGATGGATAAGGCTTGACAGAAATGCCCCAGGCTATCTATTAGAAGAAGAAGGTTTTTTGTTGGTTCTTGACCTGGGATATGGGGTTCTAAAACAGTTTTTGAAACTGGGGTACAAGTTAGAAGACATCTCAGCGATTTTCATTTCTCATTTTCATCCAGACCATATTTCTGACATCATCCCTTTCTTTTTTGCCAGTAGGTATAAACTTGGGTATAAAAGGGTTCAACCGGTATATGTTTATGCTCCTGTCGGTTTTTTTAGCTTCCTTGAGAAATTAAATCAAGCCTTTAACCGTTGGGTTGAACCACCTAAGGAAGCTTTTAAGTTGGTAGAGCTTCCGTTGGTAGAAAGCTACGAATTTTTAATAGGGCCTTTTAAAGCTAAAACATCCCCGGTGAAACATAACCCAGAAAGCATAGCTATAAGATTGGAATCCCAAGGGAAAAGCCTTGCTTATTCTGGAGATACAGGTTTTTGTGATACCCTTATAAGACTTGCCAAAAAAGCAGATATACTTATTTTGGAATGCGCTAATTCAGAGGACCTAAAAGTAGAAGGGCATCTTTCTCCTGAAGAAGCTGGAATGATTGCAGAAGAAAGTAAGGTAAGCAAACTTGTTCTTTCTCATTTTTACCCCCATAGTGAAAAAAAAGAAATACCAGCTATAATAAAGAAGTACTTCTCAGGCGAAGTAATTTTAGCTAAGGATTTTACAGTTCTAACCTTATGA
- a CDS encoding lipopolysaccharide assembly protein LapB, whose product MGFKVPANWDWFFPYLKETFSGEGLTPEDLFIHSTTDLLKIYPNQKLLPLLLMERFLLERVEGNIFKKEILSLVLEREKVKGYLLKLSKEFNPKLLEFSLINIEENLFFYPLSWGGFNKLLFLLWKQEIPFLAVEIELGSLNDYHRFLEPPQRLDFSRFTLQTQERLKDYLPFEDLSLVEEIEEKFLAEGDFLLLADKKGPIPEDLFKDIKILIIKESPQEFLLVGKGDVNKLLERVEALFRKVGILSKEIWRVYQVEGASPLMYALSALEHARRLKTEQKVFFEGFTYHVLGDLYYEWEDLGKALKYYDLAEGFTKQPIELALSKGAIYYLLGEFDQAEEILKSHLCGCEKEDPALHYNLGLIYYQKEAYEKSRYHFYKAHLLEPKNTLFREALIKFLWDTGAYQELEEVFSGIDDLTPKEQLYLGKLYFYQKKYEQAFELLKRTLNLPERDGETLGFLAWLYVYFNKEKEVCDLLKEEAKKLLTEKEKKKLIEEFGIEFR is encoded by the coding sequence ATGGGGTTTAAAGTTCCTGCCAACTGGGATTGGTTTTTCCCATATCTAAAAGAAACTTTTTCTGGAGAAGGTTTAACCCCAGAAGACCTTTTTATCCATTCTACCACAGACCTCTTAAAAATCTATCCCAATCAAAAGCTTTTACCACTTTTATTGATGGAAAGATTTTTATTGGAAAGGGTAGAAGGTAATATTTTTAAAAAAGAAATATTATCTTTAGTACTTGAAAGAGAAAAAGTAAAAGGATATCTTTTGAAATTATCAAAAGAATTTAATCCTAAATTGTTAGAGTTTTCGTTAATTAACATAGAGGAAAACCTGTTTTTTTATCCCCTTTCATGGGGAGGGTTTAACAAACTTCTTTTTTTGTTATGGAAACAAGAAATTCCTTTTTTAGCTGTGGAAATAGAACTGGGAAGTCTTAACGATTATCACCGGTTTTTAGAACCCCCTCAGCGTTTAGACTTCAGTAGGTTTACCTTACAAACTCAAGAAAGACTTAAAGATTATCTTCCTTTTGAAGATTTAAGTTTAGTTGAAGAGATTGAAGAAAAATTTTTGGCAGAAGGAGATTTTTTACTTTTAGCAGACAAAAAAGGACCTATCCCAGAGGATTTGTTTAAAGATATAAAAATATTAATAATAAAGGAAAGTCCCCAAGAGTTTTTATTGGTTGGAAAAGGTGATGTTAATAAACTTTTAGAGAGAGTTGAGGCTCTTTTTAGAAAAGTAGGGATCCTTTCTAAGGAGATTTGGAGGGTTTATCAAGTAGAAGGGGCTTCTCCTTTGATGTATGCTCTTTCGGCCCTTGAACATGCAAGAAGGCTAAAAACAGAACAAAAGGTGTTTTTTGAAGGGTTTACCTATCATGTTTTAGGAGACCTTTATTATGAATGGGAAGATTTAGGCAAGGCATTAAAATATTATGATTTAGCAGAGGGTTTTACTAAACAGCCTATAGAGCTTGCTTTGAGTAAAGGGGCTATTTATTATCTCTTAGGGGAGTTTGACCAGGCAGAAGAGATATTAAAGTCCCATCTTTGTGGATGTGAAAAAGAAGACCCTGCCCTTCATTATAACTTAGGGTTGATTTATTATCAAAAAGAGGCCTATGAAAAAAGTAGATACCATTTTTACAAAGCTCATCTTTTGGAACCAAAAAATACTCTTTTTAGAGAGGCTTTAATAAAGTTTTTATGGGATACAGGGGCTTATCAAGAATTAGAAGAGGTCTTTTCGGGTATCGATGACTTAACACCTAAAGAACAATTATATTTAGGAAAGCTTTATTTTTATCAAAAGAAATATGAGCAGGCCTTTGAATTGTTAAAAAGGACATTAAATCTTCCAGAAAGAGACGGAGAAACTTTAGGCTTTTTGGCCTGGCTTTATGTTTATTTCAACAAAGAAAAAGAGGTTTGTGATTTATTAAAAGAAGAGGCAAAAAAACTTCTCACTGAGAAAGAAAAGAAAAAGTTAATAGAAGAGTTTGGAATTGAGTTTAGATGA
- the selA gene encoding L-seryl-tRNA(Sec) selenium transferase encodes MRIPSVNEVKERLSRLYPGYPLSYFTEPARRVTNFIREKWQKGELKELTEECLLNYIKQVFEDYEKPSLQRVINATGVVIHTNLGRAPLAEKAIEEIVKVAKFYSNLEFNLEEGKRGSRYVHVEEILKEITGAEGAIVVNNNASAVLISLNTLAFGKEVIVSRGELVEIGGSFRIPEVMKWAGCILREVGTTNKTHLYDYEKAINENTGLLLKVHKSNFAIVGFTKEVSSEELVVLGRKYNLPVMEDLGSGCLIDLSKYGYPKEPTVKEILAAGVDIVTFSGDKLLGGPQAGIILGKKDLIEKIRKNPLNRALRIDKLTLAGLEVTLRLYRDENLAREYIPTLKMILTPKEQLKKEAIKLANRLKKLGLEGFQFKVLESSGKTGGGSLPLLDLPSFVVGVYSEKVSPQRLQEFLRKNQPPIITRIEEDFLVIDPRCLFKQDYPEILKAFKRLKDGV; translated from the coding sequence ATGAGGATCCCTTCGGTTAATGAAGTTAAAGAACGTCTTTCTCGGCTTTATCCAGGATATCCCTTAAGTTATTTTACTGAACCTGCACGTAGGGTAACCAATTTTATAAGGGAAAAATGGCAAAAAGGTGAGTTAAAAGAGCTTACCGAGGAATGTCTTTTAAATTATATCAAACAGGTTTTTGAAGATTATGAAAAACCCTCTTTACAAAGAGTAATTAATGCTACAGGAGTAGTAATCCACACCAATTTAGGAAGAGCACCTTTAGCAGAAAAAGCTATAGAAGAGATAGTAAAAGTAGCTAAGTTTTATAGTAACTTAGAGTTTAACTTAGAAGAAGGAAAAAGGGGAAGTAGATATGTTCATGTAGAGGAAATCCTTAAAGAGATTACCGGAGCAGAAGGGGCGATAGTAGTTAACAACAACGCCTCAGCCGTCTTGATATCTCTTAATACATTAGCTTTTGGGAAAGAAGTCATCGTTTCCAGGGGCGAATTAGTAGAAATAGGCGGTTCATTTAGGATTCCTGAGGTAATGAAATGGGCTGGCTGTATCCTTCGTGAGGTAGGAACTACCAACAAAACCCATCTTTATGACTACGAAAAAGCTATAAACGAAAATACAGGATTACTACTTAAAGTGCATAAGAGCAACTTTGCTATCGTTGGTTTTACTAAAGAAGTAAGTTCAGAAGAGTTGGTAGTCTTAGGAAGAAAATACAACTTACCGGTAATGGAGGATTTGGGAAGCGGTTGTTTGATAGATTTGTCCAAATATGGGTATCCAAAAGAACCAACGGTTAAAGAAATATTAGCTGCAGGGGTAGACATCGTTACCTTTTCTGGGGACAAACTTTTAGGTGGTCCTCAAGCAGGTATTATCCTTGGTAAAAAGGATCTTATAGAAAAAATCCGAAAAAATCCTTTAAACCGTGCTTTGAGGATAGATAAACTTACTTTAGCAGGCTTAGAAGTCACCTTAAGACTTTATCGAGACGAAAACTTAGCCAGAGAGTACATTCCTACTTTAAAAATGATCCTAACCCCTAAAGAACAACTTAAAAAAGAGGCTATTAAACTAGCTAATCGTTTAAAGAAGCTTGGGCTAGAAGGGTTTCAGTTTAAAGTGCTGGAAAGTTCAGGAAAGACCGGAGGTGGTTCTTTGCCTTTGTTAGACTTACCTTCTTTTGTAGTAGGGGTTTATTCAGAAAAAGTTTCTCCTCAAAGGTTGCAAGAATTTTTAAGAAAAAACCAGCCTCCTATTATTACTAGGATAGAAGAAGATTTTTTGGTAATAGACCCAAGATGTCTTTTTAAACAAGATTATCCAGAAATCTTAAAGGCCTTTAAGAGGTTAAAAGATGGGGTTTAA
- a CDS encoding aminotransferase class I/II-fold pyridoxal phosphate-dependent enzyme → MSLNLERVIKEMDNTFKIFPAERTYGVEYAIRDIVEASLEAKRAGKDLICLNIGDPVKYGFKTPEHIVKAACEALLNNLNSYSESTGISEAIEAIRGYALKKGIKPVDIYITQGASEAIEFAISALANPGDNILLPSPCYPLYQAIVAKFQIEPRFYYLDEEKDWEIEIDSIEPLIDKRTKAIVLINPNNPTGAIYSKKTLEQILDIAERYHLVVLSDEIYDQFVLEEDLEHVSIAALTDEVPVITFNGLSKNYFAPGFRIGWGIVSGPEEMLKDYIEAIHKLARTRLCASHPLQFAIPAALNNENHYIKQVIFELRKRRDLLIDGINLIPMLSCVKPKGAFYAFPRFEIPGIQDLDFVKRLILEEGVVLVHGSGFGQKPNSQHFRIIFLPEESVIIKALERIERFVKKFL, encoded by the coding sequence ATGAGCTTAAACTTAGAAAGGGTAATAAAGGAGATGGATAACACCTTTAAAATTTTCCCTGCAGAAAGGACCTATGGTGTAGAGTATGCCATTAGAGATATCGTTGAGGCTTCGTTAGAAGCCAAAAGAGCGGGAAAAGACCTTATCTGTCTTAACATAGGAGACCCGGTTAAATACGGGTTTAAAACACCAGAGCATATCGTTAAAGCAGCTTGTGAGGCTCTTTTAAACAATCTAAACTCTTATTCAGAATCTACCGGAATATCTGAAGCTATAGAAGCTATAAGAGGTTATGCCCTTAAGAAGGGTATTAAACCGGTGGATATCTACATCACGCAGGGGGCATCTGAAGCAATAGAATTTGCTATTTCAGCCTTAGCAAATCCTGGAGATAACATTCTTTTGCCTTCCCCTTGTTATCCTCTCTATCAGGCTATAGTAGCTAAATTTCAGATCGAACCTCGCTTCTACTATCTTGACGAAGAGAAAGACTGGGAAATAGAGATAGATTCTATAGAACCTTTAATAGATAAAAGGACCAAAGCTATAGTGCTTATAAATCCCAACAATCCTACAGGAGCAATTTATTCTAAAAAGACTTTAGAACAAATTTTAGACATAGCAGAAAGATACCATCTTGTGGTGCTTTCTGATGAAATCTATGACCAATTTGTTTTAGAAGAGGATTTAGAGCATGTTTCTATAGCGGCTTTAACAGATGAAGTCCCTGTGATAACTTTTAATGGTCTTTCTAAAAACTATTTTGCTCCTGGGTTTAGAATAGGTTGGGGTATAGTTTCTGGCCCTGAAGAAATGCTTAAAGATTACATAGAGGCTATACATAAACTTGCCCGTACCCGCCTTTGTGCTTCCCATCCTCTTCAGTTTGCCATCCCAGCAGCCCTTAACAATGAAAACCATTACATAAAACAGGTAATCTTTGAACTTAGAAAAAGAAGGGACCTCTTAATAGATGGAATAAACCTTATTCCTATGCTTTCTTGTGTAAAACCTAAAGGGGCTTTTTATGCTTTTCCAAGGTTTGAAATTCCTGGGATCCAAGATTTAGATTTTGTTAAAAGGTTGATTTTAGAAGAAGGGGTGGTATTAGTTCACGGTAGTGGCTTTGGTCAAAAACCTAACAGCCAGCATTTTCGTATCATCTTTCTTCCAGAAGAATCTGTAATTATAAAGGCTTTAGAAAGGATAGAAAGGTTTGTGAAGAAATTTCTTTAG